The proteins below come from a single Dinghuibacter silviterrae genomic window:
- a CDS encoding GlxA family transcriptional regulator yields the protein MKHLTIVVPDGQNNISSITGSYEIWSRANLFWKEKTGKNLFKIEVAGMSKEVEYEDGLFAVRPHTQITAIAKTDLVLIPSLNHNYRTAVKGNQALIDWIAGQYKNGAEIASVCTGTFLLASAGLLEGKTCSTHWSVAEHFRSMFPGIDLQTDRLITDENGIYTNGGAYSFLNLLLYLIEKKYDRPTAIYCAKVFQIEMDRHSQSAFIIFKGQKQHGDEMIREAQALIENNVHERVSIEHLSSRFAIGRRNFDRRFIKATGNTPLEYTQRVKIEAAKKAFETSRKTINEVMYDVGYSDVKAFRDVFRKVTGMSPLEYRSKYNASGATPTPLPAGRP from the coding sequence ATGAAACACCTTACGATCGTCGTCCCCGACGGACAAAACAACATCAGCAGCATTACGGGCTCCTACGAAATATGGAGCAGGGCCAATTTGTTTTGGAAGGAAAAGACAGGGAAAAACCTTTTTAAGATAGAGGTGGCGGGTATGTCGAAGGAAGTGGAATACGAAGACGGTTTGTTTGCCGTACGGCCGCACACCCAGATCACCGCTATCGCAAAGACCGACCTTGTCCTCATCCCCTCGCTCAACCACAACTACCGGACGGCGGTTAAGGGTAACCAGGCGCTGATCGACTGGATCGCCGGCCAATACAAAAATGGAGCAGAGATCGCCAGCGTTTGTACCGGTACTTTCCTATTGGCGTCCGCGGGTTTGCTGGAGGGAAAAACCTGCTCGACCCATTGGAGCGTCGCGGAGCACTTCCGGAGCATGTTCCCGGGGATCGACCTGCAAACGGACAGGCTGATCACGGACGAAAACGGGATCTATACCAACGGTGGCGCGTACTCTTTCCTTAACCTGTTGCTGTACCTGATCGAAAAGAAATACGACCGCCCCACGGCGATCTATTGCGCCAAGGTCTTCCAGATCGAAATGGACCGCCACAGCCAGTCGGCCTTTATCATCTTCAAAGGGCAAAAACAACACGGCGACGAAATGATCCGGGAAGCCCAGGCCCTTATCGAAAACAACGTGCACGAGCGCGTCTCCATCGAGCACCTGTCTTCCCGGTTTGCCATCGGCCGCCGCAATTTCGACCGACGGTTTATCAAGGCCACCGGGAATACGCCCCTGGAATACACCCAAAGGGTCAAGATCGAGGCGGCCAAAAAGGCCTTCGAAACCAGCCGCAAGACCATCAACGAGGTGATGTATGACGTGGGCTATTCGGATGTAAAGGCCTTTCGCGATGTGTTCCGGAAGGTCACCGGGATGTCGCCGCTGGAATACAGGAGCAAGTACAATGCTTCCGGCGCTACACCTACTCCCCTGCCCGCAGGGCGTCCCTGA
- a CDS encoding LexA family protein — protein MELPVLLLPVFPGTIPTGFPSPAEDYMEERINLNDLVSHPDSTFVVRSQGYSMINAFIPPNAMLLVDKSITPKNNDIVVASVNGDFTIKYLKVNDHKQKLVPANSKYKEIEIVEGMDFRIWGVVTHVISDPKNLKDVC, from the coding sequence ATGGAACTGCCTGTGCTTTTGCTACCCGTGTTTCCCGGCACGATACCCACCGGGTTCCCCTCCCCTGCCGAGGACTATATGGAGGAGCGGATCAACCTCAATGACCTCGTCAGCCACCCGGATTCGACCTTTGTCGTCCGGAGCCAGGGGTACAGTATGATCAATGCTTTTATTCCGCCGAACGCCATGTTGCTGGTGGATAAATCCATCACGCCCAAAAACAACGACATCGTGGTGGCCAGCGTCAACGGCGACTTCACGATTAAGTACCTGAAAGTAAACGACCACAAACAAAAACTGGTGCCGGCGAACAGCAAATATAAAGAAATCGAGATCGTGGAAGGGATGGATTTCCGGATCTGGGGCGTCGTCACGCACGTTATTTCCGACCCCAAAAACCTCAAGGATGTATGCTAG
- a CDS encoding SRPBCC family protein, producing MDAKNFTTTILVNTKDTNAVYDAINHVRDWWTGEIEGGTFALGDEFIYRYGDLHYSKHKLVEMIPGRKIVWQTTDSRLNSFKDKTEWNGTTITFDITPKDGQTEVRFTHAGLVPAFECYGDCSGAWTGFIQKSLRSFIETGKAEPAW from the coding sequence ATGGACGCTAAAAATTTTACCACCACCATCTTGGTGAATACTAAAGACACCAATGCGGTGTACGACGCCATCAACCACGTCCGCGACTGGTGGACGGGTGAGATCGAAGGCGGCACCTTCGCTCTTGGCGATGAATTCATCTACCGTTACGGGGACCTCCACTACAGCAAACACAAGCTCGTAGAAATGATCCCCGGCCGGAAAATCGTCTGGCAGACCACCGACAGCCGGTTGAATTCCTTTAAAGACAAAACCGAATGGAACGGCACCACCATCACTTTTGACATCACGCCAAAGGACGGCCAGACCGAAGTCCGTTTTACCCATGCGGGCCTCGTTCCCGCGTTCGAATGCTATGGCGATTGTTCCGGCGCCTGGACGGGTTTTATACAAAAAAGCCTGCGCAGCTTTATCGAGACGGGGAAGGCGGAGCCTGCCTGGTAA
- a CDS encoding SDR family oxidoreductase has translation MKKTLHYMLTGATGLLGRNLLFEIIKQHLDDLTRIKIFVLGRAGLAQRIFEIIGTDGMNYLSLDKGEQKGLLDALGAVIHCLHFDLESYIGADEQWLQQQGVDFFFHVAAHTDFRSSEAVKKKLWSVNVDGTHKVLDLARRIRVAHFIYTGSAYACGDTTGRIEPDYINFDQSFRNPYELSKLEAEVSVRRFTRRHGIKATFFRPSTICGRLIEKEIGAVSKFDVFYAWMFFFLRCKERMYKENDLDKTAFMPCRVAYNPESGLNIVPADYAAKAMYRLTLHPTGTDSFHLVNTGETKHDCYIPAMTTAIGMEGMQHVAEPPLMELNELETMYYKTVGAIFTPYITSAPMEFAVPGAGEPTAPAVDAGNFDKLLAYALDNRHGVTKN, from the coding sequence ATGAAAAAGACGCTGCACTACATGCTGACCGGCGCCACGGGCCTTTTGGGCCGGAACCTCCTGTTCGAGATCATCAAACAACACCTGGACGACCTGACACGGATCAAGATCTTTGTGTTGGGCAGGGCTGGTCTCGCCCAGCGGATCTTCGAGATCATAGGGACGGACGGCATGAACTATTTGTCCCTGGACAAAGGCGAACAAAAGGGCCTTTTGGACGCGCTCGGCGCGGTCATCCATTGTCTCCATTTCGACCTGGAGAGCTATATCGGCGCGGACGAACAGTGGTTGCAGCAACAGGGGGTGGACTTCTTTTTCCATGTGGCCGCGCACACGGACTTCCGCAGTTCGGAAGCTGTGAAAAAGAAGCTTTGGTCGGTCAACGTGGACGGGACGCACAAGGTGCTGGACCTGGCCCGGCGGATACGGGTGGCGCACTTTATTTATACAGGTTCGGCGTATGCCTGCGGTGACACCACCGGCAGGATCGAGCCGGACTATATCAACTTCGACCAGTCTTTCAGAAACCCTTACGAACTGTCAAAGCTGGAGGCGGAGGTTTCGGTGCGGCGGTTTACGCGGCGCCATGGCATCAAAGCGACCTTCTTCAGGCCCTCGACGATCTGCGGCCGTCTGATCGAAAAGGAAATCGGGGCGGTTTCTAAGTTCGATGTGTTTTATGCGTGGATGTTTTTTTTCCTCCGGTGCAAGGAACGGATGTACAAGGAAAACGACCTTGACAAAACCGCCTTTATGCCCTGCCGGGTCGCCTATAACCCCGAGAGCGGTCTGAACATTGTACCGGCCGATTATGCGGCAAAGGCCATGTACCGGCTGACGCTGCACCCAACCGGCACCGATAGTTTCCACCTGGTCAATACGGGCGAAACCAAACACGACTGCTATATTCCCGCGATGACAACCGCCATCGGTATGGAGGGCATGCAACACGTGGCAGAACCGCCCCTGATGGAGCTCAACGAGTTGGAAACGATGTATTACAAAACGGTGGGGGCTATCTTCACGCCTTACATCACGTCGGCGCCCATGGAGTTTGCGGTACCCGGCGCGGGGGAGCCAACTGCCCCTGCGGTCGACGCCGGGAACTTCGATAAACTCCTCGCGTATGCCCTGGATAACCGGCATGGCGTAACAAAAAATTAA
- a CDS encoding Y-family DNA polymerase: MLALVDCNSFYCSCERVFDPSLHHRPVVVLSNNDGCVIARSQEAKDLGIEMGAPGFQLKNPEVVVFSSNYALYGDMSRRVMATLSTFCPRMEVYSIDEAFLDFHHFPYHNLEQTGCEIRRSVLRNQGIPVSVGIAPTKTLAKMANRYAKKLKKGVHVVTGDDARIALLKATEVSQVWGIGPQHTKTLTRYHIRSAYDLAQVPEEWMRKHLTVVGQRMLAELNGRQAIAWEGTEGPHAGGTAAASRKKNICTARGFGRPLTRKEDISEALASYTASVGEKLRRQHSSATRLQVFLRTNAHRPEDQQYYQSITLELPVATNHSGRLIAHALGALDILYRPGYAYSKCGVAVLDLVPDSQVQHSLFADAESPRHRKAMQAMDQLNRALGKDLVRLGAQGFDRKFRLRQAHLSRRFTTRLDEILTIRH, encoded by the coding sequence ATGCTAGCGTTGGTGGACTGTAATTCGTTTTATTGCTCTTGCGAGCGGGTCTTTGATCCCTCCCTCCATCACCGGCCGGTCGTGGTGTTGTCGAACAACGACGGTTGTGTGATTGCGCGGAGCCAGGAAGCAAAGGATCTGGGGATCGAGATGGGGGCGCCCGGTTTTCAACTGAAAAACCCGGAGGTCGTGGTGTTTAGCTCGAACTATGCGTTGTATGGGGATATGAGCCGGAGGGTCATGGCGACGTTGTCTACGTTTTGCCCGCGCATGGAGGTGTACAGCATAGACGAGGCGTTCCTGGATTTTCATCATTTTCCTTACCATAACCTGGAGCAAACGGGATGCGAGATCCGGCGCAGCGTGCTCCGCAACCAGGGCATCCCCGTGAGCGTCGGTATCGCCCCCACCAAGACCCTTGCAAAGATGGCCAACCGCTACGCCAAAAAGCTTAAAAAGGGCGTCCACGTCGTGACCGGCGACGACGCGCGGATCGCCCTTTTAAAAGCCACCGAGGTCAGCCAGGTCTGGGGGATCGGCCCGCAGCACACCAAGACGCTCACGCGATACCATATCCGCAGCGCGTATGACCTGGCGCAGGTCCCCGAGGAGTGGATGCGCAAGCACCTGACGGTGGTGGGTCAGCGGATGCTGGCGGAGCTCAATGGGCGGCAGGCGATCGCCTGGGAGGGCACAGAGGGGCCGCACGCCGGAGGGACCGCAGCTGCGTCGCGCAAGAAAAACATCTGCACCGCCCGCGGCTTCGGCCGCCCCCTCACCCGCAAGGAAGACATCTCGGAAGCGCTGGCCAGCTACACCGCGAGCGTCGGGGAAAAGCTGCGCCGGCAGCACAGCAGCGCCACCCGGCTCCAGGTGTTTCTCCGGACCAACGCCCACCGGCCGGAGGACCAGCAGTACTACCAGTCCATCACCCTGGAATTGCCGGTGGCGACGAACCACAGCGGGCGCCTGATTGCCCATGCCCTCGGCGCCCTGGACATCCTTTACCGTCCGGGGTATGCGTACAGCAAGTGCGGGGTCGCCGTGCTGGACCTGGTGCCCGATTCCCAGGTCCAGCACAGCCTTTTTGCGGACGCGGAAAGCCCGCGGCATCGGAAGGCCATGCAGGCCATGGACCAGCTCAACCGCGCCCTGGGGAAGGACCTGGTCCGCCTGGGGGCGCAGGGGTTCGACCGGAAGTTCCGGTTGCGCCAGGCCCACCTGTCCCGCCGGTTTACCACCCGGTTGGATGAAATCCTAACCATTCGCCATTAG
- a CDS encoding SRPBCC family protein has product MNFTTSIVVDQRTDETLRAIQNMRGWWSEEIEGRTDKVGDVFHYHYKDVHRCTMELTELVPGKRVVWLVTDNDFNFVEDKSEWIGTRVIFDLSDEGGKTLIRFTHEGLVPAYECFEVCQNAWTGYISKSLRDLIATGKGAPNPKEPASV; this is encoded by the coding sequence ATGAACTTTACCACATCTATTGTCGTCGATCAACGTACGGACGAAACCCTCAGGGCCATCCAAAATATGCGTGGCTGGTGGTCGGAAGAGATCGAAGGCCGTACGGACAAAGTAGGGGACGTGTTCCACTACCACTACAAAGACGTCCACCGCTGCACCATGGAGTTGACGGAGCTCGTACCCGGCAAAAGGGTCGTCTGGCTGGTCACGGACAACGACTTTAATTTCGTGGAGGACAAAAGCGAATGGATCGGAACCCGGGTGATCTTTGATCTGTCCGATGAGGGCGGCAAGACCCTTATCCGCTTTACGCACGAGGGCCTGGTACCGGCTTACGAATGCTTCGAGGTTTGCCAGAATGCGTGGACGGGGTATATCAGCAAAAGCCTGCGCGATCTGATCGCCACAGGCAAGGGCGCGCCCAACCCGAAGGAGCCCGCGTCAGTCTAG
- a CDS encoding sensor histidine kinase, with protein MPKWALSLIILLCLQEARGQDLDYNVVQYNSENGLPENSVNDLLLDRNRYLWIATQYGLARFDGQHFRVYNTSNTPVLKSNRVTVLFETKDHRILIPSTFGDSVLYEVTRDYVIRKDTTGARLKRTVVNDHSTGVFDFAGMPVSLARGHPKWIINEHEAVVAQGHDYFYLNNQTGAITLLPAVANARACVIGDLFVLVRPDGAANGFQNGRPVPLTADSLAKAVFRGTEDWPDARFFINIKGGRSIVRRNNDIYDLRIAGGRLTAKRLFRNLSFLQNMAEYTLQYDSTEERLFIGTLNAGLWVVTRHQFHTYAFTTSDANNNIFEAFQWLPGRGFFTSRGILGPGESRPSTAPDLPNWSCFYKSPDGALWYTRGKHLYRYDLHTRRETEPDTMKLDDCVVSMTGSWIATRHSLLVMGQNGLRFVLKRAFEAHHIEIIADISPTVLWIGTTNGLYAFDKEAGTLENVLPKVDARCIYKARDGSLWVGTYGQGYYKYWKGLFRALPLDPEHYLEAAHAFLEDHEGYFWISTNHGLFRIRKAELDSAACGVGYRPLMYYFDKSCGFRTNEFNGGCQPAVVEDGAGHAFFPSMNGIVGFTPDSCRAEMAGGPLLVDGMTVDSVALDCRKNNKIGADFNRIVVQVSTPFYGAPENLHEEYRLVGDTWFPVSSDGSIVINKLPYGAYTLSIRKWNGYRFDKVHVVFRVLPHWYDEPLVWVVVLVVLFIVILYMRYRFWRLQNLRLQRKVAERTFDLERSTLIKNNLISVIMHDLRSPLHAQDLLIKTLYRQYQRAGGGDLTYILGELQTSSRNVVQFTSDFLVWYHSQQTGFSLMLERVTLQPFVAQILDFHQAAAVQKGIVLGQDIDPTLTLWTDPHLLAIVLRNIVDNAVKYTARGSVRVHASVSGTDVRIRVADTGKGMSPEVLTALVSGDTELVSGDAAPKISSSGGHFLGYRFIRDFIGQLGGDIAIESAYGKGTTVTVVLPLRPA; from the coding sequence ATGCCGAAATGGGCGCTGAGCCTTATCATTTTATTGTGTCTCCAGGAAGCCCGCGGGCAGGACCTGGATTACAACGTCGTTCAGTACAACAGCGAAAACGGCTTGCCCGAGAACAGCGTCAACGACTTGTTGCTGGACAGGAACCGGTACCTGTGGATTGCCACCCAGTACGGTCTGGCGCGTTTTGACGGGCAGCATTTCCGGGTGTACAATACGTCGAATACGCCGGTGTTGAAAAGCAACCGGGTCACCGTTCTTTTTGAAACAAAGGACCACCGGATCCTTATTCCATCGACGTTTGGGGATTCGGTCCTTTACGAAGTGACGCGGGACTATGTCATCCGGAAAGATACCACGGGGGCTCGGCTGAAAAGAACGGTGGTGAACGACCATTCCACCGGTGTTTTTGATTTCGCCGGGATGCCCGTCTCTTTGGCGCGCGGTCATCCAAAATGGATCATCAACGAACACGAGGCGGTGGTGGCGCAGGGGCACGATTATTTTTACCTCAATAATCAGACCGGCGCCATAACGTTATTGCCGGCAGTTGCAAACGCCCGCGCATGCGTGATCGGGGACCTGTTCGTACTGGTGCGGCCGGACGGGGCCGCCAATGGTTTTCAAAATGGCCGGCCGGTCCCGCTCACCGCGGACTCCTTGGCCAAAGCCGTTTTCCGCGGGACCGAAGACTGGCCCGATGCCCGCTTTTTTATCAACATTAAAGGCGGCCGCTCCATCGTCAGGCGCAACAACGATATATACGATTTGCGGATCGCGGGAGGCCGGTTGACTGCAAAGCGCTTATTCCGGAACCTTTCTTTCCTGCAAAACATGGCGGAGTATACGCTCCAGTACGACAGCACCGAGGAAAGGCTTTTTATCGGGACGTTGAACGCCGGTCTTTGGGTCGTCACCCGGCACCAGTTCCATACCTATGCGTTCACCACCTCCGACGCGAACAACAACATCTTTGAAGCCTTTCAATGGCTGCCGGGCCGGGGATTTTTTACCAGCAGGGGGATCCTGGGGCCTGGGGAAAGCCGTCCGTCCACGGCACCGGATTTGCCAAACTGGAGTTGCTTTTACAAGTCGCCGGACGGCGCGCTCTGGTATACCAGGGGCAAACACTTGTACCGCTATGACCTGCATACCCGCCGGGAAACCGAGCCGGATACGATGAAGCTGGACGACTGCGTGGTGTCCATGACCGGTTCGTGGATAGCGACCCGGCACAGCCTGCTGGTCATGGGCCAAAACGGGTTGCGTTTTGTGCTGAAGCGCGCATTTGAAGCGCATCATATCGAGATCATCGCGGACATATCGCCGACGGTACTATGGATCGGCACGACCAATGGTCTTTATGCATTCGACAAGGAAGCGGGCACCCTGGAAAACGTCCTGCCTAAGGTCGACGCCCGTTGTATCTATAAGGCGCGGGACGGGAGCCTGTGGGTCGGTACGTATGGGCAGGGGTATTATAAATACTGGAAAGGGCTTTTCCGCGCCCTTCCGCTGGACCCGGAGCACTACCTGGAGGCGGCCCATGCTTTCCTGGAAGACCACGAGGGGTATTTCTGGATCAGCACGAACCACGGTCTTTTCCGGATCCGGAAGGCGGAATTGGACAGCGCCGCCTGTGGGGTGGGTTACCGGCCGCTGATGTATTATTTCGACAAGTCGTGCGGCTTCCGGACCAACGAATTCAACGGCGGCTGTCAGCCCGCGGTGGTAGAGGACGGCGCCGGTCACGCCTTTTTCCCGTCGATGAACGGGATCGTGGGGTTTACCCCGGACAGCTGCCGCGCGGAAATGGCCGGAGGGCCTTTGCTCGTCGACGGCATGACGGTGGATTCGGTGGCACTGGATTGTAGGAAAAATAATAAGATCGGCGCCGACTTCAACCGGATCGTCGTGCAGGTGTCGACCCCGTTTTATGGGGCGCCGGAAAACCTGCACGAGGAGTACCGCCTGGTGGGGGATACCTGGTTCCCGGTGAGCAGCGACGGTTCGATCGTCATCAACAAGCTCCCCTACGGGGCGTACACCCTTTCCATCCGGAAGTGGAACGGGTACCGGTTTGACAAGGTCCACGTGGTGTTCCGCGTCTTGCCGCACTGGTATGACGAGCCCCTGGTCTGGGTGGTGGTGCTCGTGGTCCTTTTTATCGTCATCCTGTACATGCGGTACCGGTTCTGGCGGTTGCAAAACCTCCGGTTGCAACGCAAGGTCGCCGAGCGGACCTTTGACCTGGAACGGAGCACGCTGATCAAAAACAACCTGATCTCTGTTATCATGCACGACCTGCGGTCGCCCCTCCACGCCCAGGACCTGCTGATTAAAACGCTCTACCGTCAATACCAGCGCGCGGGGGGTGGCGACCTGACTTATATCCTCGGGGAGCTCCAGACCTCCAGCCGGAACGTGGTCCAGTTTACCTCGGACTTCCTGGTATGGTACCACAGCCAGCAAACGGGTTTTTCGCTCATGCTGGAGCGCGTCACGCTCCAGCCCTTTGTGGCACAGATCCTGGATTTCCACCAGGCGGCCGCTGTACAGAAAGGGATCGTCCTTGGACAGGACATCGATCCCACGCTGACGCTGTGGACCGACCCCCACCTGCTCGCCATCGTGCTCCGGAACATCGTGGACAATGCTGTTAAGTATACGGCCAGGGGGAGCGTCCGCGTACACGCGTCCGTGTCCGGGACCGATGTGCGCATCCGGGTCGCCGACACGGGGAAGGGCATGTCACCGGAGGTGCTGACGGCGCTGGTGTCCGGAGACACGGAGCTGGTGTCCGGCGACGCGGCGCCCAAGATCAGCTCCAGCGGCGGCCACTTTCTGGGGTATCGTTTTATCCGGGATTTTATCGGTCAGCTCGGGGGCGACATCGCCATTGAAAGCGCGTACGGCAAGGGGACGACGGTGACCGTCGTGTTGCCGCTGAGACCGGCTTAG
- a CDS encoding dienelactone hydrolase family protein: MTLKKEDIQQEVFDLYDDYAHNRINRRDFMEKLSVYAVGSLTVPTLMSFLMPDYQNTLQVKADDPRLHSVYVMYNSPKGGGQIKALLSKPVDAGKKLGGIVVVHENRGLNPYIEDVARRAALAGFVTIAPDALTPLGGYPGDDDKGRELQAKRDRNEMLEDFIAAYDYLKHQPDCNGKVGVVGFCFGGWIANMMAVRLPDLAAAVPFYGPQPPADLVSQIKAPLQLHYGELDTRVNEGWPAYDSALKANNIAHTAYFYPGANHGFHNDTTPRYDKAAAELAWKRTVEFFHQYLD, translated from the coding sequence ATGACCCTTAAAAAAGAAGACATTCAACAGGAAGTATTCGACCTGTATGATGATTACGCGCACAACCGGATCAACCGGCGCGATTTCATGGAAAAGCTCTCGGTGTATGCGGTGGGGAGCCTCACCGTGCCCACCCTGATGAGCTTTCTGATGCCGGACTACCAAAACACCCTCCAGGTGAAGGCGGACGATCCCCGTCTGCATTCGGTCTACGTGATGTACAATTCCCCCAAGGGCGGCGGCCAGATCAAGGCCCTGTTGTCCAAGCCGGTCGACGCGGGCAAAAAGCTGGGCGGTATCGTCGTCGTCCACGAAAACCGGGGGTTGAACCCCTATATCGAAGACGTCGCCCGGCGGGCGGCGCTGGCGGGGTTTGTGACCATCGCCCCCGACGCGCTGACGCCCCTGGGTGGCTACCCCGGCGATGACGACAAGGGCCGCGAGTTACAGGCCAAACGCGACAGGAATGAAATGCTGGAGGATTTTATCGCCGCCTACGACTACCTGAAGCACCAGCCGGACTGCAACGGCAAGGTGGGCGTCGTGGGTTTTTGCTTTGGCGGATGGATTGCCAACATGATGGCGGTCCGGCTCCCCGACCTGGCGGCCGCCGTACCTTTTTACGGCCCCCAGCCCCCGGCGGACCTCGTCTCCCAGATCAAGGCCCCGCTCCAGCTCCACTACGGCGAGCTGGATACCCGTGTTAATGAAGGCTGGCCCGCTTACGACAGCGCGCTCAAGGCGAACAACATCGCGCATACGGCCTACTTTTACCCGGGAGCGAACCATGGGTTTCACAACGATACCACGCCCCGGTATGATAAGGCCGCGGCGGAGCTGGCGTGGAAGCGGACCGTCGAGTTCTTCCATCAGTACCTAGACTGA
- a CDS encoding SOS response-associated peptidase, producing MCYDISFTSTIETLQDYFPDLVYDEQLELDYDSMVHAMGNFVYPDWPIIYVPKDETRPHLRRMSWAVIEYYAGKKLEKNPDVKAFYKDLSKRRNNFLNARSERILDDKKSYWYQIRNRRCLIPVTGIYEHRKITGWPNMVPYLIWPKTQKTFFLPGLYSVARLPDPDTGEVVDVWTFTLITRKANDGMENIHNHGDNKYRMPLFLPFDKSKRWLDADLTEEEYRAILDTEIPFSDLDYRTVFTIRGRKPRPDGLRKDAAWAWGEPPLGEGNPVEDD from the coding sequence ATGTGTTACGATATCTCCTTCACCTCCACCATAGAAACCCTGCAGGACTATTTCCCCGACCTCGTGTATGACGAACAGCTGGAACTGGATTACGACAGCATGGTCCACGCCATGGGGAACTTTGTCTACCCTGATTGGCCGATCATCTATGTCCCGAAGGACGAGACCCGGCCGCACCTCCGGCGCATGAGCTGGGCCGTGATCGAATATTATGCGGGCAAAAAGCTGGAGAAAAACCCGGACGTCAAGGCGTTTTACAAGGACCTTTCCAAACGGCGGAACAACTTCCTGAACGCACGGAGCGAGCGGATCCTGGACGACAAGAAGTCGTATTGGTACCAGATCCGGAACCGGCGCTGTCTGATCCCCGTCACCGGGATCTACGAACACCGCAAGATCACGGGCTGGCCAAACATGGTCCCCTACCTTATCTGGCCGAAAACGCAAAAAACATTCTTCCTGCCCGGTTTGTATTCGGTGGCCCGGCTCCCGGACCCCGACACGGGCGAGGTCGTGGACGTCTGGACCTTTACGCTGATCACCCGCAAGGCCAACGATGGGATGGAGAACATCCACAACCACGGGGACAACAAATACCGGATGCCGCTGTTTCTGCCTTTCGACAAGTCGAAGCGCTGGCTGGACGCCGACCTGACAGAAGAAGAATACCGGGCCATCCTCGATACGGAGATACCCTTCAGCGACCTCGACTACCGGACGGTCTTTACCATCCGCGGCCGGAAACCGCGACCCGACGGGCTGCGCAAAGACGCCGCGTGGGCCTGGGGGGAACCTCCCCTGGGGGAAGGGAACCCGGTGGAAGACGACTAA
- a CDS encoding Crp/Fnr family transcriptional regulator, whose product MFDVFAKHMKGRLTTNELRQLEARATFKKLRRRQVLLQEGEIGQHKVFVTKGLLRAFFLADDGTEHILRFAAENTWIADHESYHKGTPAKYNIDALEDSELLLWARKDMRELMDTIPALQAYTNSLMAGVMDQLVHRNLMNISYTSEAKYEDFIKTYPDIFQRVPLHMVASFLGVSRETLTRIRHASPLKHS is encoded by the coding sequence ATGTTCGACGTTTTTGCAAAGCACATGAAAGGTCGCCTGACGACCAACGAACTCAGGCAATTAGAGGCGCGCGCCACCTTCAAAAAATTGCGCCGCCGGCAGGTGCTGCTCCAGGAAGGGGAGATCGGCCAACACAAAGTATTTGTGACCAAGGGCCTGTTAAGGGCCTTCTTCTTAGCCGACGACGGCACCGAGCACATCCTTCGTTTTGCCGCCGAAAACACCTGGATTGCCGACCACGAAAGCTACCACAAAGGCACCCCCGCCAAATACAACATCGACGCGCTGGAAGATTCGGAACTCCTCCTCTGGGCCCGGAAAGACATGCGCGAGCTCATGGACACCATCCCCGCCCTCCAGGCCTATACCAACAGCCTCATGGCGGGCGTCATGGACCAGCTCGTCCACCGCAACCTCATGAACATCAGCTATACGTCCGAGGCCAAATACGAGGATTTCATCAAGACCTACCCCGACATCTTCCAACGGGTGCCCCTGCACATGGTGGCCTCCTTCCTGGGGGTGTCACGGGAGACGCTCACCAGGATCAGGCATGCGTCGCCATTGAAACACTCATGA